GCGGTGGGCCACCAGCAGCGCGGTGGTCGCGCCCAGCACCCGGCGCAGCGCCTTCTCGACCTGGGCCTCGGTGTGCACGTCCAACGCCGACAGCGGGTCGTCGAGCACCAGCACCCGGGGCCGGCCGAGCACTGCCCGGGCCAGCGCCAGCCGTTGCCGCTGGCCGCCCGACAGTGACAGGCCCTGCTCGCCCACCCGGGTCTCAAGGCCGTAGGGCAGCTCGTGGACGAAGCCGGCCTGGGCGATCTCGATCGCCTCGGCGATCTCGTCGTCAGTGGCCTCGGGGCGTCCGAGGCTGAGGTTCTCGCGCACGCTGGCCGAGAACAGGGTGGCCTCTTCGAAGGCGGTGCTGACCGTGCGGCGCAGCTCCTCCAGCCGCAGCTGGCTGACCGGCACGCCGTCGATGAGCACCGCGCCGCCGGTGACGTCCTGCAGCCGGGAGACCAGCGAGGTGAGCACGGTCTTGCCCGAGCCGGTGGGACCGACCAAGGCCATCGTCTCGCCAGGGGCGATGTCGAGGTCCAACTCGTGCAGGGTGTCGCTGGCAGCGCCGGGAAAGCGGAAGCAGACCTTGTCGAACCGCAGCCGGGCCGGCCGGCTCCACGGCCCGCTGAGGTGCGCCGGCGCCGGCGGGTCGGTGATGTCGCTGGCGCTGTCGAGGACCTCGAACAGCCGCGCGGTCGCCGCGACCGTCTCTTCGGTGCCGGCGATCAGCCAGCCCATGGCCATCAGCGGCCAGTTCAACCGCAGCTGCAGGGTGATGAACGCGACCAGGTCGCCTTGGCTCAGGGAGCCGTGCCCGACCGCCAGCACCCCGAAGCAGGTGACGCCGGCCAGCACCACCTGCGGGTAGGCGCCGATGAGCGACCACAGCGTGGCCAGCGTCCGGTTCTTTCCCAGCTCGGCCTCGCGCAACCGGCTGGCGTCGCCGGTGAAGTTGCGCAGCAGCTGGCCGCGACGGCCGAAGGACTTGACCACCCGGATTCCCAGCACCGACTCCTCGACGCCGGTGGCCAGGTCGCCGGTCAGGTCCTGCGCCCGCCGGGCCTCGATGTTGTAGCGCCGCTCGTAGTGCCGCGTGACCACGGCCAGCGGCAGCATCGCCACGCAGATCGCCAGCCCCAGCAGCAGGTGCAGCTTGATCATCATCGCCAGCACGACCACGATCACGACCAGGTTGGCGACCACGAAGACGGCCATGAAGCCGACGAACCGGCGCAGCATGCTCAGGTCGCTGGTC
This genomic interval from Jatrophihabitans sp. contains the following:
- a CDS encoding ABC transporter ATP-binding protein, whose protein sequence is MAYGADEASATGLEAGSHASMRGLLRLWPWLRPYRGYLIFMLVIASLAMVVQSVLPIITAALIDGPIARQDPSGMYPLIGLALLFGVLEALLFGVRRWAMNVSSLAIETDLRRDLYQHLQRLPVSFHDRWPSGQLLSRVTSDLSMLRRFVGFMAVFVVANLVVIVVVLAMMIKLHLLLGLAICVAMLPLAVVTRHYERRYNIEARRAQDLTGDLATGVEESVLGIRVVKSFGRRGQLLRNFTGDASRLREAELGKNRTLATLWSLIGAYPQVVLAGVTCFGVLAVGHGSLSQGDLVAFITLQLRLNWPLMAMGWLIAGTEETVAATARLFEVLDSASDITDPPAPAHLSGPWSRPARLRFDKVCFRFPGAASDTLHELDLDIAPGETMALVGPTGSGKTVLTSLVSRLQDVTGGAVLIDGVPVSQLRLEELRRTVSTAFEEATLFSASVRENLSLGRPEATDDEIAEAIEIAQAGFVHELPYGLETRVGEQGLSLSGGQRQRLALARAVLGRPRVLVLDDPLSALDVHTEAQVEKALRRVLGATTALLVAHRASTVLLADRVALLDGGRIIAVGTHSELMATNPAYRGLLSQDGDRELRDDLPHDLPDDVQQVRV